In a genomic window of Diadema setosum chromosome 3, eeDiaSeto1, whole genome shotgun sequence:
- the LOC140246556 gene encoding proton-coupled folate transporter-like produces MANHDSNVHVRKAVGGAIHTSSECLSDNSAAAPTQRLINNSEDNGEAVAKCELERAKSRFMTIELPVTLACFSYRLLVTLEAEYIHARVAADYNFSLTPNASQSTCNGNGNVNGSSGNMVNEEVQSVTSLWLLYLGLAMFVPNLFTALWFGFMGDRAGRKPALFVPVLGFWCQSIVYFAIVRFQLSLYVFFAGDFISGFCGSTALTQSTAAAYITDVTSVKSRTFRVVVLETVAFVGSALGQISLGLLLQFGGRGEGGEQYNVFLTPLILAFATSSASLIYIIFPRVLIETVDRRTATGRSLMSGVVNMFRVNINMRRYKLVLYMAVMVCVAVASASLSNLIVIYSMGAPFCFTPLFVSFLQVTLYIVSAIGMIVGGAVLPRLLSENWVLQLSIWNILLVYVIVGFARDQTGLFVGVAVSILCALCFPLVRSQLSKLAEPNERGLMLATSGCMNSAAYIITPLMSQYVYLATVFFYPPFVFFFQAAFLLLPSLATGNKALRLQFEPELENEVENEGAVGGEDENEPEDIERRLGNRDWCSCSGGCVAMPTVKESVCCKEIARVVAKMDSFAGDDLDCITMHLGFKTIFAWMNMYYT; encoded by the exons ATGGCCAATCACGACAGCAATGTACATGTCAGGAAAGCGGTTGGTGGCGCTATTCACACTTCTTCAGAATGCCTCTCCGACAACTCGGCTGCTGCACCGACTCAACGCCTCATAAACAACTCTGAAGACAACGGAGAGGCTGTTGCCAAATGTGAACTGGAGAGGGCGAAATCACGTTTTATGACAATAGAGCTGCCTGTGACACTCGCATGTTTTTCGTACAGGCTGTTGGTCACCCTGGAAGCAGAGTACATTCACGCACGTGTCGCAGCAGACTACAACTTTTCGCTGACCCCCAACGCTTCCCAATCTACTTGTAACGGGAATGGAAATGTGAACGGGAGCTCTGGGAACATGGTAAACGAAGAAGTCCAGTCTGTGACGTCACTCTGGCTGCTGTACCTAGGGTTAGCAATGTTTGTTCCGA ACTTATTCACAGCACTTTGGTTCGGTTTCATGGGAGACCGAGCAGGAAGAAAGCCTGCCCTCTTCGTTCCCGTCCTGGGTTTCTGGTGTCAGTCcattgtgtattttgccatCGTCCGCTTCCAACTCTCTCTCTACGTATTTTTCGCCGGGGACTTCATATCGGGCTTCTGCGGGTCTACCGCCCTCACGCAGTCGACGGCGGCAGCGTACATAACGGATGTGACGTCAGTGAAGTCGCGCACCTTTCGCGTAGTGGTACTAGAGACGGTCGCGTTTGTCGGCAGCGCGCTCGGGCAGATTTCGCTCGGTCTCTTGTTGCAGTTTGGCGGCCGAGGCGAAGGCGGCGAGCAATATAACGTCTTCCTTACGCCCTTAATTCTGGCATTCGCCACTTCTAGTGCATCCCTGATCTATATCATTTTCCCCCGGGTACTTATCGAGACTGTAGACAGACGGACGGCCACAGGCAGATCGCTCATGTCTGGTGTTGTCAATATGTTCCGG GTGAACATCAACATGCGCAGATACAAGCTGGTTCTCTACATGGCTGTGATGGTGTGCGTCGCAGTCGCCTCAGCGAGTCTCTCGAACCTTATCGTCATCTACAGTATGGGGGCGCCCTTCTGCTTCACACCTCTTTTTGTGTCGTTTCTGCAAGTTACCTTGTACATCGTCAGCGCGATTG GAATGATCGTTGGGGGTGCGGTCCTGCCACGCCTTCTGAGTGAAAACTGGGTCCTGCAGCTCAGCATCTGGAATATTCTACTGGTATACGTAATCGTCGGGTTTGCCCGAGACCAGACTGGTCTGTTTGTAG GTGTGGCCGTCTCAATCCTCTGTGCTTTATGCTTCCCTCTGGTAAGATCCCAGCTATCGAAACTGGCGGAGCCAAACGAGCGTG GTCTGATGCTTGCCACGTCTGGCTGCATGAACAGTGCGGCCTACATCATCACGCCCCTCATGTCCCAGTATGTCTATTTGGCCACGGTCTTCTTCTACCCGccctttgtcttctttttccAGGCTGCTTTTCTTCTCCTACCAAGCCTGGCAACGGG AAATAAGGCCCTACGGCTGCAGTTTGAGCCAGAGCTCGAAAATGAAGTGGAAAATGAAGGTGCAGTCGGAGGTGAAGACGAGAATGAGCCAGAAGACATTGAGAGGAGGCTGGGCAACAGAGATTG